One window of candidate division WOR-3 bacterium genomic DNA carries:
- the dapB gene encoding 4-hydroxy-tetrahydrodipicolinate reductase: MRIGIIGAKGRMGQALIEVAEEDKIEIGALIEKEGVKGEYKGIKYEDDLRKVYNRVDVFLEFTDPEATLQNTLKLIEKPKPYVIGTTSLKEIHFEKFKELSNKVPVFYSPNMSLGIHLIAGFFKKFSEFLKDYELEIMELHHTGKKDAPSGTALFLFNEWKENVNKDSYPVFERREMKKKNEVLLAGLRVGNIPGEHTLFISKGDEVIELTHKVYSRKVFARGALFVAKKILSFKKGFYTFKELLFK, translated from the coding sequence ATGAGAATTGGAATTATTGGAGCAAAGGGAAGAATGGGGCAAGCCCTTATTGAAGTTGCAGAAGAGGATAAAATAGAAATAGGAGCACTTATAGAAAAGGAGGGGGTAAAAGGTGAGTATAAGGGTATAAAATATGAGGATGATTTAAGAAAAGTTTATAATAGAGTTGATGTATTTTTAGAATTCACAGATCCAGAGGCAACTTTGCAGAATACACTTAAATTAATAGAAAAACCTAAACCTTATGTTATAGGAACAACATCTCTAAAGGAAATTCATTTTGAAAAATTTAAAGAATTATCTAACAAAGTTCCTGTTTTTTATTCTCCAAACATGTCTTTAGGAATTCATCTTATAGCAGGTTTTTTTAAAAAATTCTCAGAATTTTTAAAGGATTATGAACTTGAAATTATGGAATTACATCATACAGGTAAAAAGGATGCTCCCAGTGGAACTGCCCTTTTTTTATTTAATGAATGGAAGGAAAATGTTAATAAGGATTCTTATCCAGTATTTGAAAGAAGGGAAATGAAAAAGAAAAATGAAGTTCTATTAGCAGGTTTAAGAGTGGGAAATATACCGGGTGAGCATACCCTTTTTATTTCAAAGGGTGATGAGGTAATTGAATTAACCCATAAAGTATATTCAAGAAAAGTTTTTGCAAGGGGGGCTCTTTTTGTAGCAAAAAAGATTTTAAGTTTTAAAAAAGGATTTTATACTTTTAAAGAGCTACTTTTTAAGTAA
- a CDS encoding M42 family metallopeptidase, producing MDHTEKLLKDLTEAFGPPGAEEEVRSVIYNYIKDIVDEIKTDKLGSLIAIKKGKKESPRIMFIAHMDEIGLMVKGFTQEGYVKFLPLGGWWSGTLIDQMVTLKTRDGRKFKGVIGSTPPHLLRKREEAKIPELDDLWIDFGVDTEFNPKEKLNIEIGDVLVPHSQFEILGNEKIYSSKAFDNRYGAGLLVRILEELKDKEFEGTVYGVFSVQEEVGLRGAGTSSWVVEPDVGIALDVSISDDTPASKDKSEAKMGNGCSIVVLDATMIANRKLTEFLREIAKKENIKHHIVAFTMGGYDTGRVHLFKEGVPSAIIGVPTRYIHGFHSLMHRDDFDNALKLSVSFVLNLNSEKVKEFSNYL from the coding sequence ATGGACCACACAGAAAAACTATTAAAGGACTTAACAGAAGCTTTTGGTCCTCCTGGTGCTGAGGAGGAAGTAAGGAGTGTGATTTATAACTACATAAAAGATATTGTTGATGAGATTAAAACTGATAAACTTGGTTCTCTTATAGCTATTAAAAAAGGGAAAAAAGAAAGTCCCAGGATAATGTTTATTGCTCATATGGATGAAATTGGGTTAATGGTAAAGGGATTTACCCAGGAAGGTTATGTTAAATTCTTACCTCTTGGTGGTTGGTGGAGTGGAACTTTGATTGACCAGATGGTAACTTTGAAAACAAGAGATGGAAGAAAATTTAAAGGGGTAATAGGTTCAACCCCGCCTCATCTTTTGAGGAAAAGGGAAGAAGCAAAAATTCCTGAGCTTGATGATCTTTGGATTGATTTTGGAGTTGATACTGAATTTAACCCAAAAGAAAAACTTAATATTGAAATAGGTGATGTCCTTGTTCCCCATTCCCAATTTGAAATACTTGGTAATGAAAAAATTTATTCTTCAAAAGCCTTTGATAATAGATATGGAGCTGGGCTTCTTGTAAGAATACTTGAAGAATTAAAGGATAAAGAATTTGAAGGAACAGTTTACGGAGTTTTCTCTGTTCAGGAAGAAGTTGGATTAAGAGGGGCAGGAACCTCTTCCTGGGTAGTAGAACCTGATGTTGGTATTGCCCTTGATGTTTCAATTTCTGATGATACACCTGCTTCAAAAGATAAAAGTGAAGCAAAAATGGGGAATGGGTGCTCAATAGTGGTTCTTGATGCAACAATGATTGCAAACAGAAAATTAACAGAATTTTTAAGGGAAATCGCAAAAAAAGAAAATATCAAACATCATATTGTAGCTTTTACAATGGGTGGATATGATACAGGAAGAGTTCATCTTTTTAAAGAAGGTGTCCCTTCTGCAATTATAGGAGTTCCAACAAGGTATATCCATGGATTTCATTCTTTAATGCACAGGGATGATTTTGATAATGCTCTTAAACTTTCTGTTTCTTTCGTATTAAACCTTAATTCTGAAAAGGTAAAAGAATTCTCAAATTATTTATGA
- the rph gene encoding ribonuclease PH, which translates to MRDKNKREEIRNIILRKGEVKAEGSVYIEAGNTKILITVSIENKVPPFLKGTGEGWIKAYYFMHPRAVEERKSIEMRIKDKRAIELSRIISRVLRAGVERKKMGEYTLLCDIEVLQADGSTRALAVTGASCAIYQALNFMKKNKLIEVFPDFELVCGITAGKIGEDIYLDLTYEEDYNAQFDLNLFLTESGKIVEIQGTSEERGIEPDFLNLMIEKAREKSKEIFKIQKDFIKKYPYAREDF; encoded by the coding sequence TTGAGGGATAAAAATAAAAGAGAAGAAATTCGTAACATCATTCTGAGAAAGGGAGAGGTAAAAGCAGAGGGAAGTGTTTATATTGAAGCAGGGAACACTAAAATTCTTATAACAGTGAGTATAGAAAATAAAGTCCCTCCCTTTTTAAAAGGAACAGGGGAAGGATGGATAAAAGCTTACTACTTTATGCATCCAAGAGCAGTTGAAGAGAGAAAATCTATTGAAATGAGAATAAAAGATAAAAGGGCCATTGAATTATCAAGGATAATATCAAGAGTTTTGAGAGCAGGAGTGGAAAGAAAGAAAATGGGAGAATATACCCTTTTATGTGATATTGAAGTTCTTCAGGCGGATGGAAGCACAAGAGCTCTTGCTGTAACAGGTGCATCCTGTGCTATATACCAGGCTTTAAACTTTATGAAAAAAAATAAACTTATAGAAGTTTTTCCCGATTTTGAACTTGTATGTGGTATAACCGCTGGAAAAATAGGAGAGGATATATACCTTGATCTTACTTATGAAGAAGACTATAATGCTCAATTTGATTTAAATTTATTTTTAACAGAGTCAGGAAAGATAGTTGAAATTCAGGGGACAAGTGAAGAAAGAGGAATTGAACCAGATTTTTTGAATTTAATGATTGAAAAAGCAAGGGAAAAATCAAAGGAAATTTTTAAAATCCAGAAGGATTTCATAAAAAAATATCCTTATGCCAGAGAGGATTTTTGA
- a CDS encoding glycogen-binding domain-containing protein has protein sequence MKLIFLILFLYPVKFKLKEEKANSVLLAGDFTNWEKNPLKMEKRGDIWEVTLDLEPGRYEYKFIVDGNWISDPENPLKVGPYGNSLIEITEKGEVIIPKTISNTEWNTAINFSGDIRFHLNLEDTLKKFKTLSDSKLDLKGYLPYNSLLWVRLRYQNKNLQSDGSIPVFFERAEFILREKNLSLRGFYNKFVLSSLEPFDLIGNIGEFHKDFGREEEGFILNHKSKILNLNFLYSNGWREGRDLIFSRFTFYNFLSLNYFKKKGFDRKYSTISPDSLSENGELLLFNSYKEENFISSDIKKNIKNFEFNIASGKGEILWKADEKSNGESFKHYLKICNFSRFYSSISYISNFKTGIFTEYDVFDLKKFFGDYREALLFSGLFFKKNNFNLILKHYYFIVGSEKPFSNLFYFHRLNQLMYFETFSLGFKELLSLIIEFKTGRLPFFITGKFSSPGFGYYPYSSEIIFKWIQKIFKDYEIFCDIRFINFDAPHLRIKNFFLSPYLELRRIIYERSYVFISYGLDPFTLEEDEWARRIYLTERGANMELISDSYLRYGRKSLLAERDLENLILLKIGVEIRF, from the coding sequence ATGAAATTAATTTTTTTAATACTATTTTTATACCCTGTTAAGTTCAAATTAAAAGAAGAAAAGGCAAATTCTGTTCTACTCGCTGGAGATTTTACAAACTGGGAAAAAAACCCATTAAAAATGGAAAAAAGGGGGGATATATGGGAAGTTACTCTCGACCTTGAACCAGGAAGATATGAATATAAATTTATTGTTGATGGAAACTGGATAAGTGATCCTGAAAATCCTTTAAAAGTTGGACCTTATGGAAATTCTTTAATTGAAATAACAGAAAAAGGAGAAGTTATTATTCCTAAGACAATTTCAAACACAGAATGGAATACTGCTATTAATTTTTCAGGTGATATAAGGTTTCATCTGAATTTAGAAGATACATTAAAAAAATTTAAAACACTTTCTGATTCAAAACTTGATTTAAAAGGTTATCTTCCTTATAACTCTCTGTTATGGGTAAGATTGAGATACCAAAATAAAAATCTTCAGAGTGACGGTTCAATACCTGTATTTTTTGAAAGGGCTGAGTTTATTTTAAGGGAAAAAAATTTATCCTTAAGGGGATTTTATAACAAATTTGTTCTTTCTTCCCTTGAACCCTTTGACTTGATAGGTAACATAGGAGAATTTCATAAGGATTTCGGAAGAGAGGAAGAAGGTTTTATTCTGAATCATAAATCAAAAATTTTGAATTTAAATTTTCTTTATTCCAATGGTTGGAGAGAAGGTAGAGATTTAATTTTTAGTAGATTTACCTTCTATAATTTTTTATCACTTAATTACTTTAAAAAAAAGGGATTTGATAGAAAATATAGCACCATATCACCAGATTCTCTTTCAGAAAACGGTGAACTTTTACTTTTTAACTCTTACAAGGAAGAAAACTTTATAAGCTCTGATATCAAAAAAAATATTAAAAATTTTGAGTTTAACATTGCCTCAGGAAAAGGAGAAATTTTATGGAAAGCAGATGAGAAATCTAATGGAGAAAGCTTCAAACATTATTTAAAAATATGTAATTTTTCAAGATTTTACAGTTCTATTAGCTATATATCAAATTTTAAAACAGGAATTTTTACAGAGTATGATGTTTTTGATTTAAAAAAATTTTTTGGTGATTACAGGGAAGCTCTTTTATTTTCAGGTCTTTTTTTTAAAAAGAATAATTTCAACTTAATTTTGAAACATTATTATTTTATAGTAGGGAGTGAGAAACCTTTCAGTAATCTTTTTTATTTTCATCGTTTAAATCAGCTTATGTATTTTGAAACTTTTTCCCTCGGTTTTAAAGAACTTTTATCACTTATTATTGAATTTAAAACAGGAAGATTGCCCTTTTTTATAACTGGAAAATTCTCCTCACCTGGTTTTGGTTATTATCCTTATTCTTCTGAAATAATTTTTAAATGGATTCAGAAAATCTTTAAAGATTATGAAATTTTTTGTGATATTAGATTTATTAACTTTGATGCACCCCATTTAAGAATTAAAAATTTCTTTTTATCTCCCTATTTAGAATTAAGGAGAATTATTTATGAGAGAAGTTATGTATTTATATCATATGGACTTGACCCTTTTACCCTTGAAGAGGATGAATGGGCAAGGAGGATTTATTTAACAGAAAGGGGAGCAAATATGGAGCTTATAAGTGATTCTTATTTAAGGTATGGAAGAAAATCCTTATTAGCTGAAAGGGATTTAGAAAACTTAATTCTTTTAAAAATTGGAGTTGAAATAAGATTTTAA